A genomic region of Raphanus sativus cultivar WK10039 chromosome 6, ASM80110v3, whole genome shotgun sequence contains the following coding sequences:
- the LOC108808997 gene encoding uncharacterized protein LOC108808997: MGDLYALDFDGVLCDSCGESSLSAVKAARARWPGLFQGVDSALEEWIVDQMHIVRPVVETGYENLLLVRLLLETKMPSIRKSSVAEGLTVDGILESWGKIKPVIMEAWGEEDKEALIDLFGKVRDDWINNDLTTWIGANRFYPGVSDALKFASSKIYIVTTKQGRFAEALLREIAGVIIPPERIYGLGTGPKVEVLKLLQNKPEHQGLKLHFVEDRLATLKNVIKEPELDKWNLYLSNWGYNTEKERAEAESILRIQVIELSTFSNKLK; this comes from the exons ATGGGAGATCTCTACGCTCTAGACTTCGACGGAGTTCTCTGCGATAGTTGTGGTGAAAGCTCTCTCTCTGCTGTTAAG GCTGCGAGAGCGAGGTGGCCTGGTCTGTTCCAAGGAGTTGACTCAGCTTTAGAGGAATGGATCGTTGATCAGATGCATATT GTGAGACCTGTGGTGGAAACTGGCTATGAAAATCTTCTGCTTGTTCGTCTACTGTTGGAGACTAAGATGCCCTCTATTCGGAAATCTTCA GTTGCAGAGGGATTGACTGTTGATGGGATATTGGAGAGCTGGGGAAAGATTAAGCCGGTTATCATGGAAGCTTGgggtgaagaagataaagaagctTTGATCGATTTGTTTGGTAAAGTTAGAGATGATTGGATTAACAATGACTTGACTACTTGGATTGGTGCCAATAG ATTCTATCCAGGAGTATCAGATGCATTGAAGTTTGCCAGCTCAAAGATTTACATTGTTACCACGAAACAG GGCCGGTTTGCAGAAGCGTTACTACGTGAAATAGCAGGTGTGATCATACCACCAGAAAGGATCTATGGTCTGGGTACAGG GCCAAAGGTGGAAGTGCTAAAGCTACTTCAGAACAAACCAGAACACCAGGGCTTGAAGCTGCA TTTCGTGGAAGACAGACTTGCGACGCTGAAGAATGTCATCAAAGAGCCTGAACTAGACAAATGGAATCTATACCTAA GTAACTGGGGCTACAACACGGAGAAAGAAAGAGCAGAGGCAGAGAGCATCCTAAGAATTCAGGTTATCGAGCTTTCCACGTTTAGCAATAAGCTTAAATGA
- the LOC108808992 gene encoding AT-rich interactive domain-containing protein 1 isoform X2: protein MAGWSMVAGDEDYDGDGDDLCKTPRSFDLNKSPEAVSHSDSIDELVSSFRRLLESFVVEYCPPPPLPPATVDLFSLFVGVSHRGGLKAVSENNNAATAWDEVGRECGLGFGDSAKLIYVKYLAALARWLNRDTSVELPGISDDLIGRLRDFVSRVKRKYELSNDGTEEVGAEFKWFISKTKRRYDESVKTSEKVVMLVSGSNNKDCSSPGKRKRECSLETLRWLREAAKDPCDMSVGSLPDRSKWDSYASEEPWRQLLLFRASRTNTDPSCQKIWQKIQKMHPSLYQDSAGPSYNLRERLSLDESRFNERKAGKGKISSEDGSGSEGSDEEYDESWALVGSEFQAEVPEWTGITTESDSKWLGTLMWPLNKEQNNNNLLIERDPIGKGRQDPCGCQNPGSVECVRFHIKIKQEKLKLELGSAFYMWCFDTMGEGNLQYWTDLELKKVVSLMPSPPTLIPSFFGELKIALPSKSRGKIVSYFYNVTLLQFRANQSRMTPDEIDSDTDTQYRLATASEDPTLEANTSQKPVLLTPKKKRRR from the exons ATGGCTGGATGGTCGATGGTAGCAGGAGACGAAGACTACGACGGCGACGGCGACGATCTCTGCAAAACTCCGAGGAGTTTCGACCTGAACAAGTCCCCCGAAGCCGTCTCTCACTCAGATTCGATCGACGAACTCGTCTCCTCGTTCCGACGCTTACTCGAATCATTCGTCGTCGAGTATTGTCCTCCGCCGCCTCTCCCTCCGGCGACCGTCGATCTGTTCAGCCTCTTCGTCGGCGTGAGTCACAGAGGCGGTTTAAAAGCCGTTTCCGAGAATAATAATGCTGCGACGGCTTGGGACGAAGTCGGTCGCGAGTGTGGATTAGGGTTTGGCGACTCTGCGAAATTGATTTATGTCAAGTATCTCGCCGCACTTGCTCGATGGTTGAACAGAGATACTAGCGTGGAGTTGCCTGGGATCTCGGATGATCTGATTGGTAGGCTTAGAGATTTCGTGTCTCGAGTGAAGAGGAAGTATGAGTTGAGTAATGATGGTACAGAGGAGGTAGGAGCAGAGTTCAAATGGTTTATTTCGAAAACTAAGAGAAGATATGATGAGTCTGTGAAGACAAGTGAGAAAGTTGTGATGCTTGTTTCTGGTAGTAATAATAAGGATTGTTCTTCGCCTGGGAAGAGGAAACGGGAGTGTTCTTTGGAGACTTTGAGATGGTTAAGGGAGGCTGCTAAGGATCCGTGTGACATGTCTGTTGGTTCTTTGCCGGATAGATCAAAGTGGGATTCTTATGCAAGTGAAGAGCCGTGGAGACAGCTTCTTCTGTTTAGGGCTTCGAGAACAAACACTGATCCGTCTTGTCAGAAGATTTGGCAG AAAATCCAGAAGATGCATCCGTCACTGTATCAGGATAGTGCTGGGCCTAGTTACAATCTAAGAGAGAGACTCAGTTTGGATGAGAGTCGGTTTAACGAGAGGAAAGCTGGGAAAGGCAAGATATCTTCTGAGGATGGCTCGGGTTCAGAGGGTTCAGATGAGGAGTATGACGAGTCATGGGCTCTAGTTGGCTCAGAGTTTCAAGCTGAAGTACCTGAGTGGACCGGCATCACCACTGAGAGCGATTCAAAGTGGCTGGGCACTCTGATGTGGCCACTTAACAAAGAACAAAACAACAATAATCTTCTTATCGAAAGAGACCCTATTGGAAAAGGAAGACAAGATCCTTGTGGCTGCCAAAATCCAGGCTCTGTTGAATGTGTCAGATTTCATATCAAGATAAAACAGGAGAAACTGAAACTCGAACTTGGCTCAGCTTTctacatgtggtgttttgataCAATGGGTGAAGGTAATCTGCAGTACTGGACAGACTTAGAGCTGAAGAAGGTCGTGTCTTTGATGCCTTCTCCACCTACGCTTATCCCGTCTTTCTTCGGGGAGCTCAAGATTGCTCTTCCTTCGAAGAGCAGAGGAAAGATTGTGAGCTACTTCTACAACGTGACGCTTTTGCAGTTTAGAGCAAATCAGAGTAGAATGACTCCTGATGAGATAGACAGTGATACTGATACACAATACAGGCTTGCAACAGCGAGTGAGGATCCAACCCTGGAAGCAAACACATCTCAGAAACCCGTCCTGCTTACACCTAAGAAAAAAAGGCGTCGATAG
- the LOC108808992 gene encoding AT-rich interactive domain-containing protein 1 isoform X1 produces the protein MGSINGCRVRCSPSSSMAGWSMVAGDEDYDGDGDDLCKTPRSFDLNKSPEAVSHSDSIDELVSSFRRLLESFVVEYCPPPPLPPATVDLFSLFVGVSHRGGLKAVSENNNAATAWDEVGRECGLGFGDSAKLIYVKYLAALARWLNRDTSVELPGISDDLIGRLRDFVSRVKRKYELSNDGTEEVGAEFKWFISKTKRRYDESVKTSEKVVMLVSGSNNKDCSSPGKRKRECSLETLRWLREAAKDPCDMSVGSLPDRSKWDSYASEEPWRQLLLFRASRTNTDPSCQKIWQKIQKMHPSLYQDSAGPSYNLRERLSLDESRFNERKAGKGKISSEDGSGSEGSDEEYDESWALVGSEFQAEVPEWTGITTESDSKWLGTLMWPLNKEQNNNNLLIERDPIGKGRQDPCGCQNPGSVECVRFHIKIKQEKLKLELGSAFYMWCFDTMGEGNLQYWTDLELKKVVSLMPSPPTLIPSFFGELKIALPSKSRGKIVSYFYNVTLLQFRANQSRMTPDEIDSDTDTQYRLATASEDPTLEANTSQKPVLLTPKKKRRR, from the exons ATGGGATCTATAAATGGTTGTAGGGTTCGTTGCTCTCCGTCTTCGTCGATGGCTGGATGGTCGATGGTAGCAGGAGACGAAGACTACGACGGCGACGGCGACGATCTCTGCAAAACTCCGAGGAGTTTCGACCTGAACAAGTCCCCCGAAGCCGTCTCTCACTCAGATTCGATCGACGAACTCGTCTCCTCGTTCCGACGCTTACTCGAATCATTCGTCGTCGAGTATTGTCCTCCGCCGCCTCTCCCTCCGGCGACCGTCGATCTGTTCAGCCTCTTCGTCGGCGTGAGTCACAGAGGCGGTTTAAAAGCCGTTTCCGAGAATAATAATGCTGCGACGGCTTGGGACGAAGTCGGTCGCGAGTGTGGATTAGGGTTTGGCGACTCTGCGAAATTGATTTATGTCAAGTATCTCGCCGCACTTGCTCGATGGTTGAACAGAGATACTAGCGTGGAGTTGCCTGGGATCTCGGATGATCTGATTGGTAGGCTTAGAGATTTCGTGTCTCGAGTGAAGAGGAAGTATGAGTTGAGTAATGATGGTACAGAGGAGGTAGGAGCAGAGTTCAAATGGTTTATTTCGAAAACTAAGAGAAGATATGATGAGTCTGTGAAGACAAGTGAGAAAGTTGTGATGCTTGTTTCTGGTAGTAATAATAAGGATTGTTCTTCGCCTGGGAAGAGGAAACGGGAGTGTTCTTTGGAGACTTTGAGATGGTTAAGGGAGGCTGCTAAGGATCCGTGTGACATGTCTGTTGGTTCTTTGCCGGATAGATCAAAGTGGGATTCTTATGCAAGTGAAGAGCCGTGGAGACAGCTTCTTCTGTTTAGGGCTTCGAGAACAAACACTGATCCGTCTTGTCAGAAGATTTGGCAG AAAATCCAGAAGATGCATCCGTCACTGTATCAGGATAGTGCTGGGCCTAGTTACAATCTAAGAGAGAGACTCAGTTTGGATGAGAGTCGGTTTAACGAGAGGAAAGCTGGGAAAGGCAAGATATCTTCTGAGGATGGCTCGGGTTCAGAGGGTTCAGATGAGGAGTATGACGAGTCATGGGCTCTAGTTGGCTCAGAGTTTCAAGCTGAAGTACCTGAGTGGACCGGCATCACCACTGAGAGCGATTCAAAGTGGCTGGGCACTCTGATGTGGCCACTTAACAAAGAACAAAACAACAATAATCTTCTTATCGAAAGAGACCCTATTGGAAAAGGAAGACAAGATCCTTGTGGCTGCCAAAATCCAGGCTCTGTTGAATGTGTCAGATTTCATATCAAGATAAAACAGGAGAAACTGAAACTCGAACTTGGCTCAGCTTTctacatgtggtgttttgataCAATGGGTGAAGGTAATCTGCAGTACTGGACAGACTTAGAGCTGAAGAAGGTCGTGTCTTTGATGCCTTCTCCACCTACGCTTATCCCGTCTTTCTTCGGGGAGCTCAAGATTGCTCTTCCTTCGAAGAGCAGAGGAAAGATTGTGAGCTACTTCTACAACGTGACGCTTTTGCAGTTTAGAGCAAATCAGAGTAGAATGACTCCTGATGAGATAGACAGTGATACTGATACACAATACAGGCTTGCAACAGCGAGTGAGGATCCAACCCTGGAAGCAAACACATCTCAGAAACCCGTCCTGCTTACACCTAAGAAAAAAAGGCGTCGATAG
- the LOC108808998 gene encoding ATG8-interacting protein 1, protein MADKEVEHPTRGNEWEVVSLTSSAYAASPGPYNVESRRDERKSDHAYYGAETSRDLFMSDHFVFPPSQHEDLPLDDQPVFQEEGSKDSEDLMPECQGLSDEQSLYGEPALGSSRQYMESAMYDDHSEPAEYAEEDLNLRSDTAKDTLGHEKDAKNARHDLPCEAWWRRRAVSMYIRTREANAMWSLFFAAAVTGLVVLGQRWQQERWQVLQLKWHSSISSEKLSRVLEPLSRLKGVIVRGNPQASLVRSATSSEI, encoded by the exons ATGGCTGACAAAGAGGTGGAACATCCTACTCGTGGGAATGAATGGGAAGTTGTCTCCCTTACTTCATCAGCTTATGCTGCTTCTCCTGGTCCTTATAACGTTGAGTCAAGAAGAGATGAGAGGAAGTCTGATCATGCTTACTATGGAGCTGAAACTTCACGTGATTTGTTCATGTCTGACCACTTTGTATTCCCACCTAGCCAGCATGAGGATTTACCCCTTGATGATCAACCTGTTTTCCAAGAGGAAGGAAGTAAGGATAGCGAAGACTTGATGCCGGAATGTCAGGGATTGTCTGATGAACAGAGTCTCTATGGTGAACCTGCGCTTGGCTCTTCGAGACAGTACATGGAATCAGCCATGTATGATGATCATTCTGAGCCAGCCGAGTACGCCGAGGAGGACTTGAATCTTCGTTCTGATACTGCAAAGGATACACTTGGACATGAGAAGGATGCTAAAAACGCAAGGCACGACCTTCCTTGCGAAGCTTGGTGGAGAAGGAGAGCTGTTTCCATGTATATACGCACGAGAGAAGCAAATGCGATGTGGTCTTTGTTCTTTGCAGCTGCTGTCACAGGGCTAGTCGTTCTCGGTCAGCGCTGGCAGCAAGAGAGGTGGCAGGTTTTGCAGCTCAAGTGGCATTCAAGCATCAGTAGCGAG AAGCTGAGCAGGGTACTTGAACCTCTCTCGCGCTTGAAAGGCGTGATTGTGAGAGGTAACCCACAAGCTTCTCTCGTAAGGAGTGCCACCTCCAGTGAGATCTAG
- the LOC108808999 gene encoding uncharacterized protein LOC108808999 → MEKISPSSLLCCIIVFLLISNFHESVEAGKRRIEITDDLDDVEDNEEDESWKHWGNKAAMPEFDPPPDFSNMGFDQIQEEMAKRTFAPVVGFVKLRLGVNRTKDMVVEIAMKWTKVLRTGGLGVRFMAVDRSTLMFNLQNGKEVTELREFVLSQEEAYEVKIGKQEFRRPGDPPLDDVVDKLKANQSKDDVNKDEL, encoded by the exons ATGGAGAAGATCTCGCCTTCCTCTCTACTTTGCTGCATCATCGTCTTTCTCCTGATCTCGAACTTCCACGAATCCGTCGAAGCAGGGAAGCGACGGATCGAGATCACCGACGATCTAGACGACGTGGAAGACAACGAAGAAGACGAATCATGGAAGCATTGGGGGAACAAAGCAGCCATGCCGGAGTTCGATCCTCCTCCCGATTTCTCCAACATGGGATTCGATCAGATCCAAGAGGAGATGGCTAAACGCACTTTCGCACCCGTCGTCGGTTTCGTCAAGCTCCGGTTAGGCGTTAACCGTACAAag GATATGGTGGTGGAGATTGCTATGAAATGGACCAAGGTTCTGAGAACAGGTGGGTTAGGAGTGAGATTCATGGCCGTGGATCGGAGCACGTTGATGTTCAATTTGCAAAACGGCAAGGAAGTAACTGAG CTAAGGGAGTTTGTGCTGAGCCAAGAAGAGGCTTATGAGGTTAAGATAGGGAAACAAGAGTTTCGAAGACCTGGTGATCCTCCACTTGATGATGTCGTTGACAAACTTAAAGCTAACCAGAGCAAGGATGATGTTAACAAGGATGAGTTATGA